Proteins found in one Zea mays cultivar B73 chromosome 1, Zm-B73-REFERENCE-NAM-5.0, whole genome shotgun sequence genomic segment:
- the LOC103644014 gene encoding phytochrome C: MSLPSNNRRTCSRSSSARSKHSARVVAQTPVDAQLHAEFEGSQRHFDYSSSVGAANRPSASTSTVSTYLQNMQRGRYIQPFGCLLAVHPDTFALLAYSENAPEMLDLTPHAVPTIDQRDALGIGVDVRTLFRSQSSVALHKAAAFGEVNLLNPILVHARTSGKPFYAILHRIDVGLVIDLEPVNPADVPVTAAGALKSYKLAAKAISRLQSLPSGNLSLLCDVLVREVSELTGYDRVMAYKFYEDEHGEVISECRRSDLEPYLGLHYPATDIPQASRFLFMKNKVRMICDCCATPVKVIQDDSLAQPLSLCGSTLRASHGCHAQYMANMGSVASLAMSVTINEDEEEDGDTGSDQQPKGRKLWGLVVCHHTSPRFVPFPLRYACEFLLQVFGIQLNKEVELAAQAKERHILRTQTLLCDMLLRDAPVGIFTRSPNVMDLVKCDGAALYYQNQLLVLGSTPSESEIKSIATWLQDNHDGSTGLSTDSLVEAGYPGAVALREVVCGMAAIKISSKDFIFWFRSHTTKEIKWGGAKHEPVDADDDGRRMHPRSSFKAFLEVVKWRSVPWEDVEMDAIHSLQLILRGSLPDEDANRNNVRSIVKAPSDDMKKIQGLLELRTVTNEMVRLIETATAPVLAVDIAGNINGWNNKAAELTGLPVMEAIGRPLIDLVVTDSIEVVKQILDSALQGIEEQNMEIKLKTFHEHECNGPVILKVNSCCSRDLSEKVIGVCFVAQDLTRQKMIMDKYTRIQGDYVAIVKNPTELIPPIFMINDLGSCLEWNKAMQKITGIKREDAINKLLIGEVFTLHDYGCRVKDHATLTKLSILMNAVISGQDPEKLFFGFFDTDGKYIESLLTVNKRTDAEGKITGALCFLHVASPELQHALQVQKMSEQAATNSFKELTYIRQELRNPLNGMQFTCNLLKPSELTEEQRQLLSSNVLCQDQLKKILHDTDLESIEQCYMEMNTVEFNLEQALNTVLMQGIPLGKEKQISIERNWPVEVSCMYLYGDNLRLQQILADYLACALQFTQTAEGPIVLQVMSKKENIGSGMQIAHLEFRIVHPAPGVPEALIQEMFQHNPGVSREGLGLYISQKLVKTMSGTVQYLREADTSSFIILMEFPVAQLSSKRSKPSTSKF, encoded by the exons ATGTCGTTGCCGTCGAACAACCGGAGGACGTGCTCCCGGAGCAGCTCTGCGCGGTCCAAGCACAGCGCGCGGGTGGTGGCACAGACGCCCGTGGACGCGCAGCTGCACGCCGAGTTCGAGGGCTCCCAGCGCCACTTCGACTACTCCTCGTCGGTGGGCGCCGCCAACCGCCCGTCGGCAAGCACCAGCACCGTCTCCACCTACCTCCAGAACATGCAGCGGGGCCGCTACATCCAGCCCTTCGGCTGCCTGCTCGCCGTCCACCCGGACACCTTCGCGCTGCTCGCCTACAGCGAGAACGCGCCCGAGATGCTCGACCTCACGCCACACGCCGTCCCCACCATCGACCAGCGGGATGCGCTCGGCATCGGCGTCGATGTGCGCACGCTCTTCCGCTCGCAGAGCTCCGTCGCGCTTCACAAGGCCGCCGCCTTCGGGGAGGTCAACCTACTCAACCCCATCCTCGTGCACGCCAGGACGTCGGGGAAGCCCTTCTACGCCATATTGCACCGGATCGACGTCGGCCTTGTCATCGACCTTGAGCCGGTCAATCCAGCCGACGTGCCAGTCACCGCCGCGGGCGCGCTCAAGTCGTACAAGCTCGCTGCCAAGGCCATCTCCAGGCTGCAGTCGCTGCCCAGCGGGAACCTGTCGTTGCTGTGCGATGTGCTTGTCCGTGAGGTGAGCGAACTCACGGGCTATGACCGGGTCATGGCCTACAAGTTCTATGAGGATGAGCATGGCGAGGTCATTTCCGAATGCAGGAGGTCCGATCTGGAGCCGTATCTTGGACTGCACTACCCAGCCACCGACATCCCGCAGGCGTCCAGGTTCCTGTTTATGAAGAACAAAGTGCGGATGATATGTGATTGCTGTGCCACTCCAGTGAAGGTCATTCAGGATGATAGCCTAGCACAACCTCTCAGCCTCTGTGGTTCCACACTCAGGGCTTCCCATGGTTGCCATGCACAGTACATGGCAAACATGGGTTCTGTTGCATCACTTGCGATGTCAGTCACTAtaaacgaggatgaggaggaagatggGGATACCGGGAGTGACCAACAACCGAAAGGCAGGAAGCTGTGGGGGCTTGTCGTCTGCCATCATACAAGCCCGAGGTTCGTCCCTTTCCCACTAAGGTATGCTTGTGAGTTTCTCTTGCAAGTATTTGGCATACAGCTCAACAAGGAGGTGGAATTGGCTGCTCAGGCAAAGGAGAGGCACATCCTCAGAACGCAAACCCTTCTTTGTGATATGCTCCTGCGGGATGCTCCTGTTGGGATATTTACTCGGTCACCTAATGTGATGGATCTAGTAAAGTGCGATGGAGCTGCATTGTATTACCAGAACCAGCTTTTGGTGCTTGGATCAACACCCTCTGAGTCAGAGATAAAGAGCATTGCAACATGGCTGCAGGATAATCATGATGGTTCAACTGGGCTGAGTACTGACAGCTTAGTGGAAGCGGGTTATCCTGGTGCTGTTGCACTTCGTGAAGTTGTGTGTGGCATGGCGGCCATAAAGATCTCTTCCAAAGATTTTATCTTCTGGTTCCGATCGCACACAACAAAGGAGATCAAGTGGGGTGGGGCTAAGCATGAACCGGTTGATGCAGATGACGATGGCAGGAGGATGCATCCACGATCTTCATTCAAGGCCTTCTTGGAGGTGGTTAAATGGAGAAGTGTTCCCTGGGAAGATGTTGAAATGGATGCTATCCATTCTTTGCAGTTAATATTACGTGGCTCCCTGCCAGATGAAGATGCCAACAGAAACAATGTAAGGTCCATTGTAAAAGCTCCATCTGATGATATGAAGAAGATACAGGGGCTACTTGAACTGAGAACAGTTACAAATGAGATGGTCCGCTTAATTGAGACAGCAACTGCCCCTGTCTTGGCTGTCGACATTGCCGGTAACATAAATGGATGGAACAATAAAGCTGCAGAACTAACAGGTTTACCTGTAATGGAAGCCATAGGGAGGCCCCTGATAGATCTTGTTGTTACTGATTCTATAGAAGTGGTTAAGCAGATTTTGGACTCAGCTTTACAAG GAATTGAAGAGCAAAATATGGAAATCAAGCTTAAAACATTCCATGAACATGAATGCAATGGTCCAGTAATCTTGAAGGTTAACTCCTGCTGTAGTCGGGACCTTTCAGAGAAAGTCATTGGAGTTTGCTTTGTAGCACAAGATTTGACCAGGCAGAAGATGATTATGGATAAGTATACTAGGATACAAGGAGACTATGTTGCCATAGTAAAGAACCCCACTGAGCTCATCCCTCCCATATTTATGATCAATGATCTTGGTTCCTGCTTAGAGTGGAATAAAGCTATGCAGAAGATTACCGGTATAAAGAGGGAAGATGCGATAAACAAATTGTTAATTGGGGAGGTCTTCACGCTTCATGATTATGGCTGTAGGGTGAAAGATCATGCAACTCTAACGAAACTTAGCATACTGATGAATGCAGTGATTTCTGGTCAGGATCCTGAGAAGCTCTTTTTTGGTTTCTTCGACACAGATGGGAAGTATATTGAATCCTTGCTGACAGTGAACAAGAGGACAGATGCTGAGGGTAAGATCACTGGTGCTCTTTGCTTTCTGCATGTGGCCAGTCCAGAGCTTCAGCATGCTCTCCAGGTGCAGAAAATGTCGGAACAAGCTGCGACAAACAGCTTTAAGGAATTAACTTACATTCGTCAAGAATTAAGGAACCCACTCAATGGTATGCAATTTACTTGTAACTTATTGAAGCCTTCTGAATTGACAGAGGAACAGCGGCAACTTCTTTCATCTAATGTTCTCTGTCAGGACCAGCTGAAAAAGATTTTACATGACACTGATCTTGAAAGCATTGAACAGTG CTATATGGAGATGAACACAGTAGAGTTCAACCTTGAGCAAGCTCTGAATACGGTTCTGATGCAAGGCATTCCTTTGGGCAAGGAAAAACAGATTTCAATTGAACGTAATTGGCCTGTGGAAGTATCATGCATGTACCTTTATGGGGACAATTTAAGGCTTCAGCAGATCCTAGCAGACTATCTAGCATGCGCCCTTCAATTCACACAAACTGCTGAAGGACCTATCGTGCTCCAGGTCATGTCTAAGAAGGAAAACATTGGATCTGGCATGCAGATTGCTCATTTGGAGTTCAG GATTGTCCATCCAGCTCCAGGCGTTCCAGAGGCCCTGATACAGGAGATGTTCCAGCACAACCCAGGGGTGTCCAGGGAGGGCCTCGGCCTGTACATAAGCCAGAAGCTGGTGAAAACGATGAGCGGCACGGTACAGTACCTTCGAGAAGCCGACACCTCGTCGTTCATCATCCTGATGGAGTTCCCGGTCGCCCAGCTCAGCAGCAAGCGGTCCAAGCCTTCGACGAGTAAATTCTGA